In Marinicauda algicola, one DNA window encodes the following:
- a CDS encoding GNAT family N-acetyltransferase translates to MDVERKAFASLTLAERAAWRDIQRSNPALGSPYFRLEDAEALARVRREAEVLVARRDGEIAGFLAIQSGGFSARPLGGDLSDLHGVVARPGSGLCFEPLARAGGLALFSFSGVPQGEGVLSREAACLETFHQIDLSAGAGAWHGAVRKKSSSLKRLNAKRNKLARAFGEIEIALDSVCEASFDQLWAWKSRQYRESGHRDLAREVWFRDLMEDFFSRRDREFRGVLSTLSCGGRPIAAHFGIMADGVLHYWFPAYDPLAHRFSPGLLLLETVALRHRELGIGRIDLGPGDFRYKLEFANAGMQIGSGLAGAGPVRSAVRRLAALERRLAAAPLGALASVPRRAVLKLDRMMAA, encoded by the coding sequence ATGGACGTCGAACGCAAAGCCTTCGCTTCCCTGACGCTCGCCGAGCGGGCCGCCTGGCGCGACATCCAGCGCTCCAATCCGGCGCTGGGCAGCCCGTATTTCCGCCTGGAGGACGCCGAGGCGCTGGCGCGCGTGCGCCGCGAGGCGGAGGTGCTCGTCGCGCGCCGGGACGGGGAGATCGCCGGCTTCCTCGCGATCCAGTCGGGCGGGTTCAGCGCCCGTCCGCTGGGAGGCGACCTGTCCGATCTGCACGGCGTCGTCGCGCGGCCCGGGAGCGGGCTCTGCTTCGAGCCGCTCGCGCGTGCCGGAGGGCTCGCCCTGTTCTCCTTCTCCGGCGTGCCGCAGGGCGAGGGCGTGCTGTCGCGCGAGGCGGCGTGTCTGGAGACCTTCCACCAGATCGACCTGTCCGCGGGCGCCGGGGCCTGGCACGGCGCGGTGCGCAAGAAGAGCTCGAGCCTCAAGCGGCTGAACGCCAAGCGCAACAAGCTTGCGCGCGCCTTCGGAGAGATCGAGATCGCGCTCGACAGCGTCTGCGAGGCGTCCTTCGACCAGCTCTGGGCCTGGAAGAGCCGGCAATACCGCGAGAGCGGTCATCGCGATCTCGCGCGCGAAGTCTGGTTCCGCGACCTGATGGAGGACTTCTTCTCGCGCCGGGACCGCGAGTTCCGCGGCGTGCTGTCGACGCTCTCCTGCGGGGGGCGTCCGATCGCGGCGCATTTCGGCATCATGGCCGATGGCGTGCTGCACTACTGGTTTCCCGCCTACGACCCGCTCGCCCACCGCTTCAGCCCGGGCCTCCTGCTGCTGGAAACCGTCGCGCTGCGTCACCGCGAACTCGGCATCGGCCGGATCGATCTCGGGCCGGGCGATTTCCGCTACAAGCTCGAATTCGCCAATGCCGGCATGCAGATCGGATCGGGGTTGGCCGGAGCCGGGCCGGTCCGAAGCGCAGTTCGCCGGCTCGCCGCCCTCGAACGCCGGCTCGCGGCGGCGCCCTTGGGGGCACTCGCCAGCGTCCCGCGCCGCGCAGTCCTCAAGCTGGACCGGATGATGGCTGCATGA
- a CDS encoding VOC family protein: protein MTHAPGALLALLALQTGAAQEAAMDQRLTFITLAVEDVSASRAFYEALGWTASESASQGDFVIFDLGGVGLSLYPRAAMASEVAGGPLPGRAAIAHNVAERDDVDAVYALALEAGAARVRDPAEQFWGGYSAMFADPDGHYWEIGWNPHLALESDGSLAPLD, encoded by the coding sequence ATGACGCATGCGCCCGGCGCTCTTCTCGCCCTGCTTGCCCTTCAGACCGGCGCTGCGCAGGAGGCCGCCATGGACCAGCGCCTGACCTTCATCACGCTCGCCGTCGAGGACGTTTCCGCCTCGCGGGCGTTCTACGAGGCGCTTGGCTGGACCGCATCGGAGAGCGCGAGCCAGGGCGATTTCGTGATCTTCGACCTCGGCGGCGTCGGGCTCAGCCTCTATCCCCGGGCGGCCATGGCGAGTGAGGTCGCCGGCGGACCGCTGCCCGGGCGCGCCGCGATCGCGCACAACGTGGCCGAACGCGATGACGTCGATGCGGTCTACGCGCTTGCCCTCGAGGCCGGCGCGGCTCGCGTGCGCGACCCGGCCGAGCAGTTCTGGGGCGGATATTCGGCGATGTTCGCCGATCCCGACGGACACTACTGGGAGATCGGCTGGAATCCCCATCTCGCGCTCGAGAGCGACGGCTCGCTGGCCCCGCTCGACTAG
- a CDS encoding DUF1761 domain-containing protein, whose amino-acid sequence MPRIFGHDLLAVIAAVILAYAVGFIMYGVLFTEMWMEMAGITQADAEGAPAWKMYLGIVMPILMVLGLAKLFKLTGKSDLMGHLTVGFVAWLGFAFPTLMYGWVYGIGYPLGLLVMDGAHLLISILVASAVLLWRKEASAAAAAPA is encoded by the coding sequence ATGCCACGCATTTTTGGACACGATCTTCTCGCAGTGATCGCTGCGGTCATCCTGGCCTACGCGGTCGGCTTCATCATGTACGGCGTCCTGTTCACCGAGATGTGGATGGAGATGGCGGGAATAACGCAGGCCGATGCCGAAGGCGCACCGGCCTGGAAGATGTATCTCGGGATCGTCATGCCGATCCTGATGGTGCTGGGCCTAGCCAAGCTGTTCAAGCTGACCGGCAAGTCCGACCTGATGGGTCATCTCACGGTCGGCTTCGTCGCCTGGCTCGGCTTTGCCTTTCCCACGCTGATGTATGGCTGGGTCTACGGGATCGGCTATCCGCTCGGTCTGCTCGTCATGGACGGCGCCCACCTGCTGATCTCGATTCTCGTCGCCAGCGCGGTCCTGCTCTGGCGCAAGGAGGCCTCCGCGGCCGCGGCGGCGCCGGCCTAG
- a CDS encoding sulfite exporter TauE/SafE family protein yields the protein MSGELWLFLAGLLATGAFAGLIAGLFGIGGGVVMVPALYFTFTALGYETHAMHAAVGTSLTVIVATSLRSVAAHARRGAVDGHVLKTWTPWIVIGALAGSVLADFIPSRGLTGLFGAVALVLSAQFFFGRPDWKLAEAMPGLPLSGVLGAFIGILSALMGIGGGVFGVTLMTLCGKPIHKAVGTAAGFGVAIGLPGAIGFMAAGLDEPMRAPFSLGYVNMAGFAVLAAAAVFLAPVGARLAHALPEARLRQAFAIGLVVVALNMIREAVFGG from the coding sequence GTGAGCGGGGAGCTCTGGCTGTTCCTCGCCGGCCTGCTGGCGACCGGGGCCTTCGCCGGGCTGATCGCGGGCCTGTTCGGGATCGGCGGCGGGGTGGTGATGGTCCCCGCCCTCTATTTCACCTTCACCGCGCTCGGCTACGAGACCCATGCCATGCATGCGGCGGTGGGCACCTCGCTCACCGTCATCGTCGCGACGAGCCTGAGATCGGTGGCCGCCCATGCCCGCCGTGGCGCGGTCGACGGCCATGTGCTGAAGACCTGGACACCCTGGATCGTGATCGGGGCGCTCGCGGGCTCCGTGCTCGCAGACTTCATACCGAGCCGGGGCCTGACCGGCCTGTTCGGCGCGGTTGCCCTCGTGCTTTCCGCGCAATTCTTCTTCGGCCGCCCGGACTGGAAACTCGCCGAGGCGATGCCCGGCCTGCCGCTCTCCGGTGTGCTCGGTGCCTTCATAGGCATCCTCTCGGCGCTCATGGGCATCGGGGGCGGGGTGTTCGGCGTGACGCTCATGACGCTGTGCGGCAAGCCCATCCACAAGGCGGTGGGCACGGCCGCCGGCTTCGGCGTCGCGATCGGGCTACCCGGCGCGATCGGCTTCATGGCGGCCGGTCTCGACGAGCCGATGCGCGCGCCCTTCTCGCTCGGCTATGTCAACATGGCCGGATTCGCGGTCCTTGCTGCCGCCGCGGTCTTCCTCGCGCCGGTCGGGGCACGCCTCGCCCACGCCCTGCCCGAGGCGCGCCTGCGGCAGGCCTTCGCCATCGGCCTCGTCGTGGTGGCGCTCAACATGATCCGCGAGGCGGTGTTTGGAGGCTAG
- a CDS encoding DUF1289 domain-containing protein: MARDIWSPCIKVCFVDPAHRMCVGCFRKLEELGRWTKFTDAEREAVRGQLARREAAYVASRPGSSGPPSPGPRDCGEADACAGPETCQAKGLDCPALRPA; encoded by the coding sequence ATGGCGCGCGATATCTGGTCTCCCTGCATCAAGGTCTGCTTCGTCGACCCGGCCCACCGCATGTGCGTGGGCTGCTTTCGCAAGCTCGAAGAGCTGGGGCGGTGGACGAAGTTCACCGACGCCGAGCGCGAAGCGGTGCGCGGCCAGCTCGCCCGGCGCGAGGCCGCCTATGTGGCGAGCCGGCCGGGCTCGTCCGGCCCGCCCTCGCCCGGGCCGCGCGACTGTGGCGAGGCGGATGCCTGCGCCGGTCCGGAGACCTGCCAGGCCAAGGGACTCGACTGTCCCGCCCTGCGCCCGGCGTAG
- a CDS encoding RimK family protein, protein MSDWLILVDYAGDLGQDETPHKVLKVTDYLTKPRLFAGRRPNIINLARSYGYQSEGYYASLLAEARAHRVAPAVQNMVELSRKSLYEPALPELNAALARDAEAAGGVPSTIIVAFGRADAEGFKRFSKLLFDWFRVPVLEVKIDEDGQIEKIRPVSVHTLKGERRAFFLEAMDAHTARSWAPQKTRAIARWSLAVLVDPKEEKPPSDASSLKRLASVASREGVEVEPIGPNDLASLAEYDALFIRATTAIDNFTYRFARRAEQEGMPVIDDTQSMIRCTNKVYLKELLEKANLPAPKTEILDEDSDLAGVMERLGSPVVLKAPDGSFSRQVHKVARLAELKETARALFKDTALIIAQEYMPTTFDWRVGVLAGEPLFASQYKMAKGHWQIIKHEGGKMTEGGFSTFAVAEAPPEVIDIAVRAARLIGDGLYGIDIKQNDDGVFIIEINDNPNLETDVEGAILKDELWKKIIAWFAARLEARIGHLPG, encoded by the coding sequence ATGAGCGACTGGCTCATCCTCGTCGACTACGCCGGCGATCTCGGCCAGGACGAGACCCCGCACAAGGTGCTGAAGGTCACCGACTATCTGACCAAGCCGCGCCTGTTCGCCGGGCGCCGGCCGAACATCATCAACCTGGCGCGCTCCTACGGCTATCAGAGCGAAGGCTACTATGCTTCCCTGCTCGCCGAGGCGCGCGCGCACCGCGTGGCCCCGGCGGTGCAGAACATGGTCGAGCTGTCGAGGAAGTCGCTCTACGAGCCGGCCCTGCCCGAACTCAATGCGGCGCTCGCGCGCGACGCCGAGGCGGCCGGTGGCGTGCCCTCCACCATCATCGTCGCCTTCGGCCGGGCCGACGCCGAGGGCTTCAAGCGGTTTTCCAAGCTGCTGTTCGACTGGTTCCGCGTCCCGGTCCTGGAGGTGAAGATCGACGAGGACGGTCAGATCGAGAAGATCCGCCCGGTCTCGGTGCATACGCTGAAGGGCGAGCGGCGCGCCTTCTTCCTGGAGGCGATGGACGCGCACACCGCCCGAAGCTGGGCGCCGCAGAAGACCCGCGCCATCGCGCGCTGGTCGCTGGCCGTGCTGGTCGATCCCAAGGAGGAGAAGCCGCCCTCGGACGCGTCCTCCCTCAAGCGGCTCGCGAGCGTGGCGTCGCGCGAGGGCGTCGAGGTCGAGCCGATCGGTCCGAACGATCTCGCCAGCCTTGCCGAATACGACGCGCTGTTCATCCGCGCCACCACCGCGATCGACAACTTCACCTACCGGTTCGCGCGGCGTGCGGAACAGGAGGGCATGCCGGTGATCGACGACACCCAGTCGATGATCCGCTGTACCAACAAGGTCTATCTCAAGGAACTGCTGGAAAAGGCGAACCTGCCTGCGCCGAAGACGGAAATCCTCGACGAGGACTCCGATCTGGCCGGCGTGATGGAGCGCCTCGGCAGCCCGGTCGTGCTGAAGGCTCCCGACGGCTCCTTCTCGCGCCAGGTGCACAAGGTCGCCAGGCTGGCCGAGCTGAAGGAGACGGCCAGGGCCCTGTTCAAGGACACCGCCCTCATCATCGCCCAGGAATACATGCCCACGACCTTCGACTGGCGCGTCGGCGTGCTCGCGGGCGAGCCGCTGTTCGCGAGCCAGTACAAGATGGCCAAGGGTCACTGGCAGATCATCAAGCACGAGGGCGGCAAGATGACCGAGGGGGGCTTTTCCACCTTCGCGGTCGCCGAGGCCCCGCCCGAAGTGATCGACATCGCGGTGCGCGCCGCGCGCCTGATCGGGGACGGGCTCTACGGCATCGACATCAAGCAGAACGACGACGGCGTCTTCATCATCGAGATCAACGACAATCCCAATCTGGAGACCGATGTCGAGGGGGCGATCCTGAAGGACGAGCTGTGGAAGAAGATCATCGCCTGGTTCGCCGCCCGGCTGGAGGCGCGCATCGGCCATCTGCCGGGTTGA
- a CDS encoding DUF6491 family protein translates to MKTILLAAAAMALPAVLAACQNLDLRDEPEDFMGYQGDPRLGEPVGRICFTREISGFGETTQDTVIVEAGANDSYLVKTFGRCADLEHADSMALDQFGASCLTEGDSIIPYDTAFGPDAVGLPPRGCMIDEIYRWRPDRDAE, encoded by the coding sequence ATGAAGACCATCCTGCTCGCGGCGGCCGCGATGGCCCTGCCCGCCGTGCTCGCTGCCTGCCAGAACCTGGACCTCAGGGACGAGCCGGAAGACTTCATGGGCTATCAGGGCGACCCGAGACTCGGCGAACCGGTCGGCCGTATCTGCTTCACCCGTGAAATCAGCGGCTTCGGCGAAACCACGCAGGACACCGTGATCGTCGAGGCCGGCGCGAACGACTCCTACCTGGTCAAGACTTTCGGCCGGTGCGCCGATCTCGAGCACGCCGATTCGATGGCGCTCGACCAGTTCGGGGCGAGTTGCCTGACCGAAGGCGATTCGATCATCCCCTACGACACCGCCTTCGGGCCCGACGCGGTCGGCCTGCCGCCGCGCGGGTGCATGATCGACGAGATCTACCGCTGGCGTCCCGACCGGGACGCGGAATAG
- the rimI gene encoding ribosomal protein S18-alanine N-acetyltransferase, which produces MSQSHPASASPVTVRRAGKCDLDTIDALEGGAFEADRFSRRSLRRLLASASASVFIAQRESQATGYALVLFREGARVARLYSIAVAAEARGTGVVTALLQAVRDAAARRGCTRLRLEVRASNARARRAYERAGFSRAGMRPHYYPDGEDAVIMERELDTGAEGQSS; this is translated from the coding sequence TTGAGCCAGAGCCATCCCGCTTCCGCCAGCCCGGTCACGGTACGCCGCGCCGGCAAGTGCGATCTCGATACGATAGACGCGCTGGAGGGCGGCGCCTTCGAGGCCGACCGTTTTTCCCGCCGGAGCCTGCGACGCCTGCTTGCCAGCGCCAGCGCATCCGTGTTCATCGCGCAGCGGGAAAGCCAGGCCACCGGCTACGCACTCGTCCTGTTCCGCGAGGGTGCGCGTGTCGCCCGGCTCTACTCCATCGCGGTCGCGGCCGAGGCGCGCGGTACCGGGGTGGTGACGGCGCTGCTCCAGGCGGTCCGGGACGCGGCGGCCCGGCGCGGCTGCACCCGCCTGCGCCTGGAGGTGCGCGCCTCCAATGCGCGTGCGCGGCGGGCCTACGAAAGGGCCGGTTTCTCCCGGGCGGGGATGCGGCCGCACTATTACCCCGACGGGGAGGACGCGGTGATCATGGAACGCGAACTCGATACCGGCGCTGAAGGACAAAGCTCATGA
- a CDS encoding response regulator: MADLSRLHILVLDDNAHMIYIVRTLLHGFGIREIRDTRDAAEALDIIRHETVDIVFSDYEMDLLDGLEFTRMIRTAKDSRNRYVPIILLTAYTERSRICEARDAGVTEVCAKPVTAQQLWQKMSAVINHPRPFVKSKTYFGPDRRRRIKSSYRGPERRHANLEPLGEGEGYSARDSSGL, from the coding sequence GTGGCCGATCTCAGCCGACTTCACATCCTGGTGCTCGACGACAATGCGCACATGATCTACATCGTGCGCACATTGCTTCACGGTTTCGGCATCCGGGAAATTCGCGACACGCGCGATGCCGCCGAGGCGCTCGACATCATCCGCCACGAGACGGTGGACATCGTCTTCAGCGATTACGAGATGGACCTGCTCGACGGGCTCGAGTTCACCCGGATGATCCGCACCGCCAAGGACAGCCGCAACCGTTATGTCCCGATCATCCTGCTGACCGCCTATACCGAGCGTTCGCGAATCTGCGAGGCGCGCGATGCCGGAGTGACGGAGGTCTGCGCCAAGCCCGTCACCGCCCAGCAGCTCTGGCAGAAGATGAGCGCGGTCATCAACCACCCGCGCCCATTCGTCAAATCGAAGACCTATTTCGGACCGGACCGGCGGCGGCGCATCAAGTCGAGCTATCGCGGCCCGGAACGGCGCCATGCCAACCTCGAGCCCCTAGGCGAGGGCGAAGGATATTCCGCCCGAGACTCCTCAGGGCTGTAG
- the metG gene encoding methionine--tRNA ligase, which translates to MARILVTSALPYINGVKHLGNLAGSMLPADVYARFERMRGHEVLAICATDEHGTPAELAAAAAGQDVKTYCDEQHEIQKDIGERFGLSWDYFGRTSSPQNAELTQHFAEVLEEKGLIEEVVEKQIYSIDDARFLPDRYVQGTCPNCGYEKARGDQCDSCGRLLDPTDLIDPYSAVSGSRNLEVRDTRHLRLLQTKMEDRLRAWVDAASGWPSLAKSIAYKWLDEGLRDRTITRDLSWGVPVVKNGKPREGFEDKVFYVWFDAPIGYIGATVEWADLTGGDWQRWWRTDQGADDVTYVQFMGKDNVAFHTVSFPATILGSDEPWKTVDRLKAFNWLTWYGGKFSTSEKRGVFMDQAIALLPADYWRWYLTAGAPEGADAQFTWEHFQGVVNKDLADVLGNFVNRILRFGASRFEGEIPAGGTPGEAERWLYAEVDQRLEAIAKHYEAMEFRKAAAETRALWAAGNEYLTRAEPWTHFKTDRERAALGVRTGVNLCRLFALIAHPVIPFTADKIMNALGLSHEGYDWPRASAEEILTALPPGRPFSPPEVLFAKIEDEQVAEWRERFGGAVD; encoded by the coding sequence ATGGCCCGCATTCTCGTCACCAGCGCCCTGCCTTACATCAACGGCGTCAAGCACCTGGGCAATCTGGCCGGGTCGATGCTGCCGGCCGACGTCTATGCCCGGTTCGAGAGGATGCGCGGCCACGAGGTCCTGGCGATCTGCGCCACCGACGAGCACGGCACGCCGGCCGAGCTTGCCGCCGCCGCCGCCGGCCAGGACGTGAAGACCTATTGCGACGAGCAGCACGAGATCCAGAAGGACATCGGCGAGCGCTTCGGCCTTTCCTGGGACTATTTCGGCCGCACCTCGAGCCCGCAGAACGCCGAGCTCACCCAGCACTTCGCTGAGGTGCTGGAGGAGAAGGGCCTGATCGAGGAGGTCGTGGAAAAGCAGATCTACTCGATCGACGACGCCCGTTTCCTGCCCGACCGCTACGTCCAGGGCACCTGTCCGAACTGCGGCTACGAGAAGGCGCGCGGCGACCAGTGCGACTCCTGCGGCCGGTTGCTCGATCCCACCGACCTCATCGACCCCTATTCGGCGGTGTCGGGCTCGAGGAATCTCGAGGTGCGCGACACGCGCCATCTGCGCCTGCTGCAGACGAAGATGGAAGACCGGCTGCGCGCCTGGGTCGATGCGGCCTCCGGCTGGCCGAGCCTTGCCAAATCCATCGCCTACAAGTGGCTCGACGAGGGGCTGAGGGACCGCACCATCACGCGTGACCTGTCCTGGGGTGTGCCGGTGGTGAAGAACGGCAAGCCGCGCGAGGGCTTCGAGGACAAGGTGTTCTACGTCTGGTTCGATGCGCCCATCGGCTATATCGGCGCGACGGTGGAATGGGCCGATCTCACCGGCGGGGACTGGCAGCGCTGGTGGCGGACCGATCAGGGGGCGGACGACGTCACCTATGTCCAGTTCATGGGCAAGGACAATGTCGCCTTCCACACCGTGTCCTTCCCGGCCACGATCCTGGGATCGGACGAGCCCTGGAAGACGGTCGACCGGCTCAAGGCCTTCAACTGGCTCACCTGGTATGGCGGCAAGTTCTCCACCAGCGAGAAGCGCGGCGTCTTCATGGACCAGGCGATCGCGCTCCTGCCGGCCGATTACTGGCGCTGGTATCTCACCGCCGGGGCGCCGGAGGGCGCGGACGCGCAGTTCACCTGGGAGCATTTCCAGGGCGTGGTCAACAAGGACCTCGCCGACGTGCTCGGCAATTTCGTCAACCGCATCCTGCGCTTCGGGGCCTCGCGCTTCGAGGGTGAAATCCCCGCCGGCGGCACGCCGGGCGAGGCGGAACGCTGGCTCTATGCCGAGGTCGATCAGCGCCTGGAGGCGATCGCGAAGCATTACGAGGCGATGGAGTTCCGGAAGGCGGCCGCCGAGACCCGCGCCCTGTGGGCCGCGGGCAACGAATATCTGACCCGGGCCGAGCCCTGGACGCATTTCAAGACCGATCGCGAGCGCGCGGCGCTGGGCGTGCGTACCGGCGTCAACCTGTGCCGCCTGTTCGCATTGATCGCCCACCCCGTCATCCCGTTCACGGCGGACAAGATCATGAACGCGCTCGGTCTGTCCCACGAGGGCTATGACTGGCCGCGCGCCAGCGCTGAGGAGATCCTCACCGCCCTGCCGCCCGGCCGTCCCTTCAGCCCGCCCGAGGTGCTGTTTGCCAAGATCGAGGACGAGCAGGTCGCCGAATGGAGGGAGAGGTTCGGCGGCGCGGTGGATTGA
- a CDS encoding c-type cytochrome: MTRSSLIAAVSALALAACGGAGEPAPEEDMAPEGDAASHSRVETGHGPEEPARATAGENAAGQTGDEAAAADATGMSEEAQTILADFGEPYVSANLENGARVFRRCAACHTLEQGARHLVGPNLYGVFGREAGTAEGFRYSGAVENADFRWTPQRLDEWLANPREFLPGNRMAFPGLRDPQDRTDVIAHVAVETHAEPGPEAPEEPQ; the protein is encoded by the coding sequence ATGACCCGATCGAGCCTGATCGCCGCCGTTTCAGCCCTGGCGCTCGCCGCGTGCGGCGGGGCCGGCGAGCCCGCGCCCGAAGAGGACATGGCGCCCGAGGGCGATGCCGCCAGCCACAGCCGCGTCGAGACCGGCCACGGCCCCGAGGAGCCGGCCCGGGCAACCGCCGGCGAGAACGCAGCCGGACAGACCGGCGATGAGGCTGCCGCGGCGGACGCAACCGGCATGAGCGAAGAGGCGCAGACCATACTCGCCGATTTCGGCGAGCCCTATGTCAGCGCGAATCTCGAAAACGGCGCGCGTGTCTTCCGGCGCTGCGCCGCGTGCCACACGCTCGAGCAGGGCGCCCGCCATCTCGTCGGGCCGAACCTGTATGGTGTGTTCGGCCGCGAGGCCGGGACGGCGGAAGGCTTCCGCTACTCCGGCGCCGTGGAGAATGCCGACTTCCGCTGGACGCCGCAGCGCCTCGACGAATGGCTGGCGAACCCGCGCGAGTTCCTGCCGGGCAACCGCATGGCCTTTCCCGGGCTTCGCGATCCGCAGGACCGTACCGACGTGATCGCCCATGTGGCGGTGGAAACCCACGCCGAGCCCGGTCCCGAAGCGCCCGAGGAGCCGCAATAG
- the dusA gene encoding tRNA dihydrouridine(20/20a) synthase DusA, producing the protein MTSPAKPYDRRFTVAPMMDWTDRHCRAFHRVLTRRAVLYTEMAVDQAVIRGDAPRLIGFDPAEHPVAIQLGGSDPESLAEASKIAESFGYGEINLNVGCPSDRVQSGRFGACLMAEPELVAECLSAMREAVSVPVTVKHRLGIDDQDPQETLFSFVETVAKSGVTTFIVHARKAWLKGLSPKDNREIPPLDYDLVHRLKSARPELEIILNGGLQSLDHAIESKGELDGVMLGRAAYHTPFELARVDSRVYGAPDPVADPVEALAAYRPHVERELAAGTRLHAITRHMLGLFAGRPGARRWRQVLSSEANRPGADWSVVERALEAVAPEANAA; encoded by the coding sequence ATGACGAGCCCCGCGAAACCCTACGACCGCCGCTTCACCGTGGCGCCGATGATGGACTGGACCGACCGGCATTGCCGGGCGTTCCATCGCGTGCTGACGCGCCGGGCCGTGCTCTACACCGAGATGGCGGTCGACCAGGCGGTCATCCGCGGTGACGCGCCGCGCCTAATCGGCTTCGACCCTGCCGAGCACCCCGTCGCGATCCAGCTCGGCGGCTCCGATCCGGAGTCCCTCGCCGAGGCCTCGAAGATCGCCGAAAGTTTCGGCTACGGCGAGATCAATCTCAATGTCGGCTGTCCCTCCGACCGGGTGCAGTCGGGCCGGTTCGGCGCCTGCCTGATGGCCGAGCCCGAACTCGTGGCCGAGTGCCTGTCCGCCATGCGCGAGGCGGTCTCGGTCCCGGTCACGGTCAAGCACCGCCTCGGCATCGACGACCAGGACCCGCAGGAGACGCTCTTCTCCTTCGTCGAGACCGTGGCGAAGTCGGGCGTGACGACCTTCATCGTCCACGCGCGAAAAGCCTGGCTCAAGGGATTGAGCCCGAAGGACAATCGCGAAATCCCTCCGCTCGACTACGATCTCGTGCATCGCTTGAAGTCGGCGCGGCCGGAGCTGGAGATCATCCTCAATGGCGGTCTTCAGTCTCTGGATCATGCGATTGAAAGCAAAGGCGAACTCGACGGCGTGATGCTGGGACGCGCGGCCTATCACACCCCGTTCGAGCTGGCCCGCGTTGACAGCCGCGTCTATGGCGCGCCCGACCCGGTCGCCGATCCGGTCGAGGCGCTCGCCGCCTACCGTCCCCATGTCGAGCGCGAGCTGGCCGCCGGCACGCGCCTGCACGCGATCACCCGGCACATGCTCGGCCTGTTCGCTGGCCGGCCCGGCGCCCGGCGCTGGCGCCAGGTGCTGTCGAGCGAGGCGAACCGGCCGGGGGCGGACTGGTCGGTGGTGGAACGCGCGCTCGAAGCGGTCGCGCCCGAGGCGAACGCCGCGTGA
- a CDS encoding response regulator: MQINTLNRLSVLIVDDNVHMIHIVRTMLRGFGIVHTFEARDPAEGLNIAREDAIDIVILDYQMDLLDGLEFTRMIRTAKDSHNRFVPIILLTAYTERSRIARARDAGVTEICAKPINAIELYRKISACINDPRPFVKTKNFFGPDRRRRSHQGYSGEERRTSVLAEKPEPELEDARAAGL; encoded by the coding sequence GTGCAGATCAACACGCTCAACCGGCTCAGCGTCCTCATCGTCGACGACAACGTGCACATGATCCACATCGTGCGCACCATGCTGCGCGGCTTCGGGATCGTGCACACCTTCGAGGCCCGCGATCCGGCCGAAGGCCTGAACATCGCACGCGAGGATGCGATCGACATCGTCATCCTGGACTACCAGATGGACCTGCTCGACGGGCTCGAATTCACCCGCATGATCCGCACCGCGAAGGACAGCCACAACCGCTTCGTGCCGATCATCCTGCTGACCGCCTATACCGAGCGTTCGCGCATCGCACGGGCCCGCGATGCCGGCGTGACCGAGATCTGCGCCAAACCGATCAACGCCATCGAGCTCTACCGGAAGATTTCCGCCTGCATCAACGATCCGCGCCCCTTCGTGAAGACGAAGAACTTCTTCGGCCCCGACCGGCGCCGGCGTTCGCATCAGGGGTATTCCGGCGAGGAACGCCGGACCAGCGTGCTCGCGGAGAAGCCGGAACCGGAGCTGGAGGACGCACGCGCAGCGGGTCTGTGA